The Oenanthe melanoleuca isolate GR-GAL-2019-014 chromosome 15, OMel1.0, whole genome shotgun sequence genome contains a region encoding:
- the SNRPD3 gene encoding small nuclear ribonucleoprotein Sm D3 translates to MSIGVPIKVLHEAEGHIVTCETNTGEVYRGKLIEAEDNMNCQMSNITVTYRDGRVAQLEQVYIRGSKIRFLILPDMLKNAPMLKSMKNKNQGSGAGRGKAAILKAQVAARGRGRGMGRGNIFQKRR, encoded by the exons ATGTCCATTGGGGTGCCCATCAAGGTCCTGCACGAGGCCGAGGGCCACATCGTCACCTGCGAGACCAACACGGGAGAAGTTTATCGAGGCAAACTTATCGAAGCTGAAGACAACATGAATTGTCag ATGTCCAACATAACAGTGACATACAGAGATGGACGGGTGGCACAGCTCGAGCAGGTGTACATCAGGGGCAGCAAGATACGCTTTCTCATCTTACCAGATATGCTCAAGAATGCTCCTATGCTAAAGAGCATGAAGAATAAAAACCAGGGGTCTGGAGCTGGGCGAGGGAAAGCAGCCATTCTCAAAGCTCAAG tggCTGCCAGAGGAAGAGGCCGTGGTATGGGCCGTGGCAACATCTTCCAGAAGCGAAGATAA